Within Bacillota bacterium, the genomic segment CTTTCGCCCTGTCTGCCTTCCTGGCCCGCTCGTTTGTTCCCCGGTTGGTCAGCGCTGTGTCATCTTGAAGCGAGCGACGAGCCCCCGCAGGCTCTGGGTGGCCTCTGCCACCGCCGCCGACTGCGCCGAGGTCTCCTGCGCCGTTGCGGCCTGCTGCTCGACCCCGCCCGAAATCTGCTGGATACCCGCCGCCAGTTCCTGCGACTGAGACGACATGGTCTCGGCTGCCGTCCGGATGGTGTCCCCGCTTCGCGCCATGGCCTCGGCCCGCTCCGCCGTCCGCCTCGTGAACGTGGCAATACCCTCCGTGGCCTCGCGGATCTGCCGGTACGCCCCGGCCATGGCGTGAACGCTCTCGGCCTGCCGCGCCGCCGCCTGGTCGGCAGCCGCCGTGGCCTCGGCCGCCGACCCTGCCGCCTCCCGCATCCTGGCGAACCACTGAGACGCCTGGCCGACCGCGTCGGCCGAACGCCCCGCCAGACGGCTTACCTCATCAGCCACGACCGCAAAGCCCCGCCCCTGCTCCCCCGCCCGGGCGGCTTCAATGGCAGCATTCAGCGCCAGCAGGTTGGTCTGCTGGGCCACCT encodes:
- a CDS encoding methyl-accepting chemotaxis protein, whose protein sequence is AAAQAARAGEAAAEGDRLSAEAARQAVSAREAAQQSHELALKLLEAVAQVEQILGLIGEVAQQTNLLALNAAIEAARAGEQGRGFAVVADEVSRLAGRSADAVGQASQWFARMREAAGSAAEATAAADQAAARQAESVHAMAGAYRQIREATEGIATFTRRTAERAEAMARSGDTIRTAAETMSSQSQELAAGIQQISGGVEQQAATAQETSAQSAAVAEATQSLRGLVARFKMTQR